The Leishmania infantum JPCM5 genome chromosome 17 genome segment CCGAAACAATGGAGGACAGTGAGAAGCGTTCGATAGTGGATAGCGCAACAGTGGATATTAGCGCGAGAGAAACCGCACCAAACGAGAACCATTCGTGCGTGCACAACAAACACATCGGCAACAAACATCACCCCCGcgggggagaaggggcgaGGAAAGCAAGGGAAAAAGGAGGGCGGAGATGAAGAATGGAACCTAAAATGCATGTTACATTCTTGATCAGCACGTCGTTCGGCTTTCATGAGTGCCCGGAGGAACAGTTCttcgctccgcctcgtcgacaaGGCGAAAACCCAGCGAAGCCTCACGCTCCAGTGCAAAATGCGTGTGGAATGCTCTCCGCCCCTCATTCGAAAACACCACGGCAGAGCTGCCTACGATGGGAGCGCTGAGCACATAGAAGATGCGCTggtgagagagagcgatCACTCATCGGGTAAAATTCCTCTGCTCAAGACACACATGGCTTTTTCATCGCAGTGACTTACGACAGCAAGCTTCGGAGAGTTGCCTCCACACGAATGCGCGATGTGTCCGCTAATCGCCATCTTATCTCACAGGAGCCCCACCAAGCCGTCCGGCAAGCAAGggggcgctgcagcaccctCGAAGCTCGTTTTGCGTGAAACCCGTCACGCACCTTCAGGAGGAGAGGTCAGAAACGAAGAGTGCACGTATCCTCTGCCTCTGAAAAACAAGCTTACGTCGCTGCATTTGCATCGAGACGACGCAAAACAGCGTGTAGTATTGCATCGCCAGCATCGACTTTGGCCAGCCAACAAAATCGCTTCTTTTTGCCCTCCATCGATCCAACAAGCCACAACAAAGTATATTTCGTGAGTCATTTGCCCCCTTCAAACACCCCGACAATGAACTGAGGCACTCGCTGTGGCATATCCCTATAAACGCTACTCGCGCAATCCCCACCACACGCACTCCCCACTAAACCACACATCAGACCCATACAACGCAGCACACAAATAATAAGCCAGAACAGCTACAATCTCAGCACACCGTCTTTAGCAAGCGAAAGCACTACTCAACACCAAAAAGGGACCCGGAACGAAAGATACTCACTACACCCGCTACAAACGCCTAAGCGCGCACCGAAAAACCTTCGCGACCATGactacacgcgcacacgcatatatagaaagagagagaggcgtgggcgtgcgtgggtttggaggaaaagaggagaggtcCCGCGGGACGCGTGGCGGAGATAGAAACCAAAAGaaaggggtggagggagggggcgcgggcggcggagcaccgCACGCTTACTTCTTCGCAGCCTTCGCGGCCGCCTTGGTCACcttaccgccgctgccctccttcTTGTTCACGCCCTTGATGATGCCCACGGCCACCGTCTGCCGCATGTCGCGCACGGCAAAGCGGCCCAGCGGCGCGTAGTCGTTGAACACCTCCACGCACATCGGCTTCTGCGGCACCATCTTCACGATCGCGGCATCGCCAGACTTGATCGCCTTGGGgttcttctccagctccttgccGGAGCGGCGGTCGATCTTGGACTCGATTTCCGCGAAGCGGCACGCAATGTGGCTCGTGTGGCAGTCCAGCACCGGCGCGTAGCCGTTGCTGATCTGGCCGGGGTGGTTCAGCACGATCACCTGCGCCGTGAAgtcggccgcctccttcggCGGGTCGTTCTTCGAGTTGCCGCACACGTTGCCACGGCGGATGTCCTTCACCGACACGTTCTTCACGTTGAAGCCGACGTTGTCGCCgggctgcgcctccgccagctgctcgtggTGCATCTCGATCGACTTCACCTCAGTCGTCACGTTGGCGGGCGCGAACGTCACCACGTCGCCCGGCTTCATGATGCCGGTCTCCACGCGGCCCACGGGCACAGTCCCGATACCGCCGATCTTGTACACGTCCTGCAGgggcaggcgcagcggcttgtCCACCgggcgcaccggcggctcCAGCATGTCGAGCGCGTCCAGCAGCGTGGGACCCTTGTACCACGGCATGTTGTCCGACCTCTCGATCATGTTGTCGCCCTGCCAGCCCGAGATCGGGATGAAGCGCACCTTCTCCGGGTTGTAGCCCACGCGCTTCAGGTACGCGCCCACCTCCTTGCTGATCTCATCGTAGCGCGACTGCGCGTACGTCACGGTCTTGTCGTCCATCTTGTTGCAGCACACCACCATCTGCTTCACGCCAAGCGTGAAGGCAagcagcgcgtgctcgcggGTCTGGCCGTCCTTCGAGATGCCAGCCTCGAAGCCACCATGCGTCGAGTCGATCATCAGGATGGCGGCGTCCGCCTGCGACGTGCCCGTGATCATGTTCTTGATGAAGTCGCGGTGGCCGGGCGCATCGATGATCGTGAACACGGACTTGGGCGACTCGAACTTCCACAGCGCAATGTCGATCGTGAtgccgcgctcgcgctccgccttcAGCTTGTCGAGCACCCACGCGTACTTGAAGGACGCCTTGCCGATCTCGGCGGCCTCCTTCTCGAACTTCTCGATCGTGCGCTTGTCGATGCCACCGCACTTGTAGATCAAGTGGCCAGTGGCGGTGGACTTGCCGGCGTCGACATGGCCGACGACCACAAGGTTCATGTGCACCTTATCCTTGCCCATGGTGAATAGCGGAGAGCGTGGTGTTAGATAGCGAGCTGGTTATctgcgcgcggcgggcaggcaagcggcggcagcgtgtgccggtggtgggaggagagaccgcgggagaggagagagaggagagagagaggcggggcagagagtgcggcggaggtggtgcagaggagcggtgcggcgcgacggccaCCGCAACAACCGCCAGCTCGGCCAAGTGAGcgcgaggggtgggggtgggggggtagagagcgagagggtgcacggcagcgcgcgccgtggGCAGCCACGCGCCAGCCACACGCAGGCTGGGGGCATCAAGGGGACGGGTCGcgggcagggagaggggaggggggccagcagcagcagcagcagcgcccgccCCGCCCACGCCCGCCAAAGTCGCTCGGTTTCACGGCTGTGCGCCTGCATGTCGGTCTGCTTAGTCCTAAGTGGCTCGCATTCGGGGGCACCATCGCGCGCATGCTTACTTGCCTGGGGGTCGCTTCACGGGCCAGTCACGTTGCCTTCATTTTCTCAGGGGAATGACATTGCTTTACCTTTTCCTtccgcgcaccgcggcgtcgcgcagggggcacgcacagacacgcgcacagccgcacgcacgcctgcacGTCCCCGCGCGCGCCCCGGGCGTTGTGCTTACACATACTTCGGCTCTGCGCCTTACAGGGTGGTTTacgagacacgcacgcgcacacgcatatatagaaagagagagaggcgtgggcgtgcgtgggtttggaggaaaagaggagaggtcCCGCGGGACGCGTGGCGGAGATAGAAACCAAAAGaaaggggtggagggagggggcgcgggcggcggagcaccgCACGCTTACTTCTTCGCAGCCTTCGCGGCCGCCTTGGTCACcttaccgccgctgccctccttcTTGTTCACGCCCTTGATGATGCCCACGGCCACCGTCTGCCGCATGTCGCGCACGGCAAAGCGGCCCAGCGGCGCGTAGTCGTTGAACACCTCCACGCACATCGGCTTCTGCGGCACCATCTTCACGATCGCGGCATCGCCAGACTTGATCGCCTTGGGgttcttctccagctccttgccGGAGCGGCGGTCGATCTTGGACTCGATTTCCGCGAAGCGGCACGCAATGTGGCTCGTGTGGCAGTCCAGCACCGGCGCGTAGCCGTTGCTGATCTGGCCGGGGTGGTTCAGCACGATCACCTGCGCCGTGAAgtcggccgcctccttcggCGGGTCGTTCTTCGAGTTGCCGCACACGTTGCCACGGCGGATGTCCTTCACCGACACGTTCTTCACGTTGAAGCCGACGTTGTCGCCgggctgcgcctccgccagctgctcgtggTGCATCTCGATCGACTTCACCTCAGTCGTCACGTTGGCGGGCGCGAACGTCACCACGTCGCCCGGCTTCATGATGCCGGTCTCCACGCGGCCCACGGGCACAGTCCCGATACCGCCGATCTTGTACACGTCCTGCAGgggcaggcgcagcggcttgtCCACCgggcgcaccggcggctcCAGCATGTCGAGCGCGTCCAGCAGCGTGGGACCCTTGTACCACGGCATGTTGTCCGACCTCTCGATCATGTTGTCGCCCTGCCAGCCCGAGATCGGGATGAAGCGCACCTTCTCCGGGTTGTAGCCCACGCGCTTCAGGTACGCGCCCACCTCCTTGCTGATCTCATCGTAGCGCGACTGCGCGTACGTCACGGTCTTGTCGTCCATCTTGTTGCAGCACACCACCATCTGCTTCACGCCAAGCGTGAAGGCAagcagcgcgtgctcgcggGTCTGGCCGTCCTTCGAGATGCCAGCCTCGAAGCCACCATGCGTCGAGTCGATCATCAGGATGGCGGCGTCCGCCTGCGACGTGCCCGTGATCATGTTCTTGATGAAGTCGCGGTGGCCGGGCGCATCGATGATCGTGAACACGGACTTGGGCGACTCGAACTTCCACAGCGCAATGTCGATCGTGAtgccgcgctcgcgctccgccttcAGCTTGTCGAGCACCCACGCGTACTTGAAGGACGCCTTGCCGATCTCGGCGGCCTCCTTCTCGAACTTCTCGATCGTGCGCTTGTCGATGCCACCGCACTTGTAGATCAAGTGGCCAGTGGCGGTGGACTTGCCGGCGTCGACATGGCCGACGACCACAAGGTTCATGTGCACCTTATCCTTGCCCATGGTGAATAGCGGAGAGCGTGGTGTTAGATAGCGAGCTGGTTATctgcgcgcggcgggcaggcaagcggcggcagcgtgtgccggtggtgggaggagagaccgcgggagaggagagagaggagagagagaggcggggcagagagtgcggcggaggtggtgcagaggagcggtgcggcgcgacggccaCCGCAACAACCGCCAGCTCGGCCAAGTGAGcgcgaggggtgggggtgggggtgggggggtagagagcgagagggtgcacggcagcgcgcgccaTGGGCAGCCACGCGCCAGCCACACGCAGGCTGGGGGCATCAAGGGGACGGGTCGcgggcagggagaggggaggggggccagcagcagcagcagcagcgcccgccCCGCCCACGCCCGCCAAAGTCGCTCGGTTTCACGGCTGTGCGCCTGCATGTCGGTCTGCTTAGTCCTAAGTGGCTCGCATTCGGGGGCACCATCGCGCGCATGCTTACTTGCCTGGGGGTCGCTTCACGGGCCAGTCACGTTGCCTTCATTTTCTCAGGGGAATGACATTGCTTTACCTTTTCCTtccgcgcaccgcggcgtcgcgcagggggcacgcacagacacgcgcacagccgcacgcacgcctgcacGTCCCCGCGCGCGCCCCGGGCGTTGTGCTTACACATACTTCGGCTCTGCGCCTTACAGGGTGGTTTacgagacacgcacgcgcacacgcatatatagaaagagagagaggcgtgggcgtgcgtgggtttggaggaaaagaggagaggtcCCGCGGGACGCGTGGCGGAGATAGAAACCAAAAGAAaagggtggagggagggggcccgGGCGGCGAACCACCCCACGCTTATTTCTCGCAGCCTTCGCGGCCGCCTTGGTCACcttaccgccgctgccctccttcTTGTTCACGCCCTTGATGATGCCCACGGCCACCGTTTGCCGCATGTCGCGCACGGCAAAGCGGCCCAGCGGCGCGTAGTCGTTGAACACCTCCACGCACATCGGCTTCTGCGGCACCATCTTCACGATCGCGGCATCGCCAGACTTGATCGCCTTGGGgttcttctccagctccttgccGGAGCGGCGGTCGATCTTGGACTCGATTTCCGCGAAGCGGCACGCAATGTGGCTCGTGTGGCAGTCCAGCACCGGCGCGTAGCCGTTGCTGATCTGGCCGGGGTGGTTCAGCACGATCACCTGCGCCGTGAAgtcggccgcctccttcggCGGGTCGTTCTTCGAGTTGCCGCACACGTTGCCACGGCGGATGTCCTTCACCGACACGTTCTTCACGTTGAAGCCGACGTTGTCGCCgggctgcgcctccgccagctgctcgtggTGCATCTCGATCGACTTCACCTCAGTCGTCACGTTGGCGGGCGCGAACGTCACCACGTCGCCCGGCTTCATGATGCCGGTCTCCACGCGGCCCACGGGCACAGTCCCGATACCGCCGATCTTGTACACGTCCTGCAGgggcaggcgcagcggcttgtCCACCgggcgcaccggcggctcCAGCATGTCGAGCGCGTCCAGCAGCGTGGGACCCTTGTACCACGGCATGTTGTCCGACCTCTCGATCATGTTGTCGCCCTGCCAGCCCGAGATCGGGATGAAGCGCACCTTCTCCGGGTTGTAGCCCACGCGCTTCAGGTACGCGCCCACCTCCTTGCTGATCTCATCGTAGCGCGACTGCGCGTACGTCACGGTCTTGTCGTCCATCTTGTTGCAGCACACCACCATCTGCTTCACGCCAAGCGTGAAGGCAagcagcgcgtgctcgcggGTCTGGCCGTCCTTCGAGATGCCAGCCTCGAAGCCACCATGCGTCGAGTCGATCATCAGGATGGCGGCGTCCGCCTGCGACGTGCCCGTGATCATGTTCTTGATGAAGTCGCGGTGGCCGGGCGCATCGATGATCGTGAACACGGACTTGGGCGACTCGAACTTCCACAGCGCAATGTCGATCGTGAtgccgcgctcgcgctccgccttcAGCTTGTCGAGCACCCACGCGTACTTGAAGGACGCCTTGCCGATCTCGGCGGCCTCCTTCTCGAACTTCTCGATCGTGCGCTTGTCGATGCCACCGCACTTGTAGATCAAGTGGCCAGTGGCGGTGGACTTGCCGGCGTCGACATGGCCGACGACCACAAGGTTCATGTGCACCTTATCCTTGCCCATGGTGAATAGCGGAGAGCGTGGTGTTAGATAGCGAGCTGGTTATctgcgcgcggcgggcaggcaagcggcggcagcgtgtgccggtggtgggaggagagaccgcgggagaggagagagaggagagagagaggcggggcagagagtgcggcggaggtggtgcagaggagcggtgcggcgcaacGGCCTCCCGAACAGCTGTCGGCGTGTTTGTTGTGCTGTGCAAACAGTCGTGCGTACTGTACGCGTGTCATCTTGATAAAGCAGTAGGGTCGCAGGTGGTTCAAGTGGTTGCGTGTGGTACAGATTATGCGCTCAGGCGGTTTGCGTTCACCAGGAGTTTGGTGTAGGT includes the following:
- a CDS encoding elongation factor 1-alpha, whose product is MGKDKVHMNLVVVGHVDAGKSTATGHLIYKCGGIDKRTIEKFEKEAAEIGKASFKYAWVLDKLKAERERGITIDIALWKFESPKSVFTIIDAPGHRDFIKNMITGTSQADAAILMIDSTHGGFEAGISKDGQTREHALLAFTLGVKQMVVCCNKMDDKTVTYAQSRYDEISKEVGAYLKRVGYNPEKVRFIPISGWQGDNMIERSDNMPWYKGPTLLDALDMLEPPVRPVDKPLRLPLQDVYKIGGIGTVPVGRVETGIMKPGDVVTFAPANVTTEVKSIEMHHEQLAEAQPGDNVGFNVKNVSVKDIRRGNVCGNSKNDPPKEAADFTAQVIVLNHPGQISNGYAPVLDCHTSHIACRFAEIESKIDRRSGKELEKNPKAIKSGDAAIVKMVPQKPMCVEVFNDYAPLGRFAVRDMRQTVAVGIIKGVNKKEGSGGKVTKAAAKAAKK
- a CDS encoding elongation factor 1-alpha — translated: MGKDKVHMNLVVVGHVDAGKSTATGHLIYKCGGIDKRTIEKFEKEAAEIGKASFKYAWVLDKLKAERERGITIDIALWKFESPKSVFTIIDAPGHRDFIKNMITGTSQADAAILMIDSTHGGFEAGISKDGQTREHALLAFTLGVKQMVVCCNKMDDKTVTYAQSRYDEISKEVGAYLKRVGYNPEKVRFIPISGWQGDNMIERSDNMPWYKGPTLLDALDMLEPPVRPVDKPLRLPLQDVYKIGGIGTVPVGRVETGIMKPGDVVTFAPANVTTEVKSIEMHHEQLAEAQPGDNVGFNVKNVSVKDIRRGNVCGNSKNDPPKEAADFTAQVIVLNHPGQISNGYAPVLDCHTSHIACRFAEIESKIDRRSGKELEKNPKAIKSGDAAIVKMVPQKPMCVEVFNDYAPLGRFAVRDMRQTVAVGIIKGVNKKEGSGGKVTKAAAKAARNKRGVVRRPGPLPPPFSFGFYLRHASRGTSPLFLQTHARPRLSLFLYMRVRVRVS